A region from the Deltaproteobacteria bacterium HGW-Deltaproteobacteria-18 genome encodes:
- a CDS encoding heterodisulfide reductase subunit B translates to MFKIAYYPGCSGQGTSLEYDNSTRAVCKALDVELVDIPDWSCCGSTPAHTVNHVLSAALSARNLAQVEVMGMDRVTTPCPSCLTNLRTAAHKMEDPAFRTKANALLDVPCNGNVDAQSVLQVLTENVDIELIKSKVVKPLTGIKIACYYGCIMNRPPELMRFDHHENPMAMDNLMAALGAEVVPFALKVECCGASYGIPRNDIVTRLSGKLLDAGRDVGADAFVTACPLCQMNLDLRQGQINHALHEKFKIPVFYYTQLLGYALGLDRAQLGFEKLCVDPRLALGKIKQPAQAR, encoded by the coding sequence ATGTTTAAAATCGCGTATTATCCGGGCTGTTCCGGTCAGGGCACATCCCTGGAATACGACAACTCCACCCGAGCGGTCTGCAAGGCCCTGGACGTGGAGCTGGTGGATATCCCGGACTGGAGCTGCTGCGGATCCACTCCCGCGCATACCGTGAATCATGTCCTGTCCGCGGCCCTGTCCGCCCGCAACCTGGCCCAGGTCGAGGTCATGGGCATGGATCGGGTGACAACGCCCTGTCCCAGCTGTCTGACCAATCTGCGCACCGCCGCCCACAAGATGGAAGATCCCGCGTTTCGGACCAAGGCCAATGCGCTCCTCGACGTGCCCTGCAACGGTAACGTGGACGCGCAGTCCGTGTTGCAGGTGCTGACCGAGAATGTGGACATTGAGCTGATCAAGTCCAAGGTGGTCAAGCCTCTGACCGGAATCAAGATCGCCTGTTATTATGGATGCATCATGAACCGGCCCCCGGAGCTGATGCGTTTCGACCACCACGAAAATCCCATGGCCATGGACAACCTTATGGCCGCGCTTGGCGCCGAAGTCGTGCCTTTTGCACTCAAGGTCGAGTGCTGCGGTGCGTCTTACGGCATACCGCGCAACGACATCGTGACCCGGCTTTCGGGCAAGCTGCTGGACGCCGGGCGTGATGTGGGCGCCGACGCCTTCGTGACCGCCTGTCCGCTGTGCCAGATGAATCTGGACCTGCGGCAGGGACAGATCAATCACGCCCTGCACGAGAAATTCAAGATCCCGGTTTTCTATTATACCCAACTCCTTGGCTATGCTCTGGGACTGGACCGCGCGCAGCTTGGCTTTGAAAAGCTCTGTGTCGATCCGAGACTCGCCCTGGGCAAGATCAAACAACCGGCGCAGGCCAGGTAG
- a CDS encoding heterodisulfide reductase subunit C, protein MSTGRFAVLYRKLGMSMQIFDLATADLEFVAEVEARSHQKIRNCYQCGNCTAGCPYTFAYDYSVSQIMRLIQAGQKEAVLKSRSLWLCGSCQSCTTRCPNKIDVALVMDVCRHMAREAGYATERSVKIFADSFLASVERHGRAYELGLMAAYMTRSGRVFTDVDLAPQALMRGKLPFKPHQIQGREQVARIFERFRKGGDNV, encoded by the coding sequence ATGTCAACCGGACGGTTCGCCGTTCTTTACCGCAAGTTGGGTATGTCCATGCAAATCTTTGATCTTGCCACTGCCGACCTTGAGTTTGTCGCCGAGGTCGAAGCCCGCAGCCATCAGAAAATCAGGAACTGCTACCAGTGCGGCAACTGTACGGCCGGGTGTCCGTACACGTTTGCCTACGATTATTCGGTCAGTCAGATCATGCGTCTGATCCAGGCCGGGCAAAAGGAAGCAGTGCTGAAAAGCCGTTCATTATGGCTGTGCGGCTCCTGTCAATCCTGTACCACGCGTTGTCCGAACAAGATCGATGTCGCGCTGGTCATGGATGTCTGTCGGCACATGGCCCGGGAAGCCGGGTACGCCACGGAACGCTCCGTGAAGATTTTCGCCGATTCGTTTCTGGCCTCGGTCGAGCGCCATGGCCGCGCCTATGAGCTGGGTCTCATGGCCGCTTACATGACTCGCTCCGGCCGCGTATTCACCGATGTCGATCTGGCTCCGCAGGCTCTCATGCGCGGCAAGCTGCCGTTCAAACCGCACCAGATCCAGGGGCGCGAACAGGTGGCCCGCATTTTCGAGCGGTTCCGCAAAGGAGGCGACAATGTTTAA
- a CDS encoding C4-dicarboxylate ABC transporter permease, with amino-acid sequence MSEATILFLSFGILLLMGGPIALALGAAAMITFLLDGQDLSSLVQIAFSSVNSFPIMALPAFVLAGALMECAGISRRLVRIAEAMIGRVTGGLAITTTLACVFFGAISGSGPATTAAVGMLMIPAMIKKGYDRGYAAAATGTSGGLGIIIPPSIPMVIYGVTAQQSITKMFIAGVFPGLIIASVMVLMHYLICKAKHIGLSDEEFNYKKLINTVKEGFLAILAPVVILGGIYSGVFTPTEAAIVAIFYTLFVGIFVYKEITLKGIAKSLETTSWLTGRVLIIMFTAYAFGRILVQYRIPDMIAEGLLNFTTNLTIIWILVVMFLVFIGMFMETLAIIMIVTPVLLPVMVALGVDPIHFGIILICCLSLGFSTPPLGENIFISSGIAQVSLEEISVKSLPFIAVSLVAIMLMVIFPQTILWLPSFFGY; translated from the coding sequence ATGTCTGAAGCTACAATATTATTTTTAAGTTTTGGAATTCTGCTTTTAATGGGGGGACCGATAGCCCTTGCTTTGGGTGCCGCGGCGATGATCACTTTTCTCCTGGACGGTCAGGATCTTTCGAGTTTGGTCCAGATCGCATTCAGTTCAGTCAACTCCTTTCCGATTATGGCTCTTCCCGCATTCGTTTTGGCCGGTGCCTTGATGGAATGTGCCGGAATTTCCAGACGTCTGGTGCGTATCGCGGAGGCAATGATTGGAAGGGTCACCGGAGGGCTCGCGATCACGACAACCTTGGCCTGCGTTTTTTTCGGTGCGATTTCGGGTTCTGGTCCGGCCACGACCGCTGCCGTCGGCATGCTCATGATCCCGGCCATGATCAAAAAAGGATACGATCGGGGTTATGCTGCCGCAGCTACCGGTACATCAGGAGGTCTGGGAATCATCATTCCTCCGAGTATTCCGATGGTAATCTATGGCGTAACCGCCCAGCAATCGATAACAAAGATGTTTATCGCCGGCGTTTTTCCAGGTCTGATCATTGCTTCCGTGATGGTTCTCATGCATTATCTGATTTGCAAGGCAAAGCATATCGGATTGAGTGATGAAGAATTTAATTACAAAAAGTTGATTAATACGGTAAAAGAAGGATTTCTAGCGATTTTGGCTCCAGTTGTAATACTTGGTGGTATATATTCTGGTGTATTCACTCCAACAGAAGCAGCTATTGTAGCAATTTTTTATACACTTTTTGTTGGAATATTTGTTTACAAAGAAATTACTTTAAAAGGAATCGCCAAGTCGCTTGAGACGACGTCATGGCTGACCGGGCGAGTTCTTATCATCATGTTTACAGCGTATGCATTTGGAAGAATCCTTGTTCAGTACAGGATTCCGGATATGATTGCCGAAGGTTTGTTGAACTTCACGACAAATTTGACCATAATCTGGATTCTCGTCGTGATGTTCCTGGTGTTCATAGGAATGTTCATGGAGACCTTGGCAATCATCATGATCGTCACTCCCGTACTGCTTCCCGTCATGGTGGCCCTTGGGGTCGATCCCATTCATTTTGGCATCATTCTCATCTGTTGCCTGTCCCTGGGCTTTTCGACGCCGCCACTCGGGGAGAATATATTCATTTCATCCGGCATCGCCCAAGTGTCGCTGGAGGAGATATCGGTAAAATCGCTCCCGTTCATTGCGGTCAGCCTCGTAGCCATCATGCTTATGGTCATTTTCCCGCAAACGATTCTCTGGCTTCCTTCATTCTTCGGATATTGA